One Nitrospira sp. DNA window includes the following coding sequences:
- a CDS encoding Membrane protein 2, distant similarity to thiosulfate:quinone oxidoreductase DoxD, translating to MYAFFKTDESWTGLVLRISLGAVVFAHGAQKLLGWFGGNGFDGTMGFFTNVMHLPWIVAFLVIIGESIGSLGLIAGFLTRFTAASFIVIMLGAIATVHWPQGFFMNWFGKQQGEGFEYHLLVVAMSVALLLTGAGKWSLDGLIARRLGERSASPTARTAKAREASFALRMF from the coding sequence ATGTACGCCTTTTTCAAAACGGATGAATCATGGACGGGGTTGGTGTTGCGGATCAGTTTGGGAGCGGTGGTCTTCGCCCATGGTGCGCAGAAGTTATTGGGATGGTTCGGAGGTAATGGATTCGACGGCACGATGGGATTTTTTACCAACGTCATGCACTTGCCTTGGATCGTCGCCTTCCTGGTCATCATCGGCGAATCCATCGGGAGCCTGGGGCTGATTGCAGGATTCCTCACGCGATTCACGGCAGCGAGTTTCATCGTCATCATGCTCGGCGCGATTGCGACGGTGCACTGGCCGCAGGGCTTCTTCATGAACTGGTTCGGCAAGCAACAGGGCGAGGGGTTTGAGTATCACCTGCTCGTCGTGGCGATGAGCGTCGCGCTGTTGCTCACGGGAGCGGGGAAGTGGTCCTTGGATGGGTTGATCGCGCGCCGGCTCGGTGAGCGGTCTGCCTCCCCGACTGCCCGGACCGCCAAGGCACGGGAAGCGAGCTTTGCCTTGCGCATGTTTTGA
- a CDS encoding Rhodanese-like domain protein produces MATQVTINDPAKAKDYFEAKMAFTTGPVELERMMKNNEVNIVDVRAAEDYAEGHIPGAVNLPKGQWPSLKGLRKDKVNVLYCYSQVCHLAATAAVEFTGKGYPIMELDGGWRWWKDDGFDIEK; encoded by the coding sequence ATGGCGACCCAAGTGACGATCAATGATCCGGCCAAGGCGAAAGACTATTTCGAGGCGAAGATGGCCTTCACGACCGGCCCGGTCGAGTTGGAGCGCATGATGAAGAATAACGAAGTGAACATTGTCGATGTGCGGGCGGCCGAAGATTACGCTGAAGGGCACATTCCAGGCGCGGTGAATTTACCGAAGGGTCAGTGGCCATCCCTGAAAGGTTTACGCAAGGACAAGGTGAATGTGCTCTATTGCTATTCACAAGTCTGTCATCTTGCGGCGACCGCGGCGGTGGAATTTACCGGCAAAGGCTATCCCATTATGGAATTGGACGGCGGCTGGCGTTGGTGGAAGGATGACGGGTTTGACATCGAAAAGTGA
- a CDS encoding Alcohol dehydrogenase: MVRMKAVQAARPGGDWELVERDIPQPKPGQVRVKVQACGVCHSDMFVKEGLWPGLQFPRIPGHEIAGLIDEVGSAVTAWKKGQPVGIGWHGGHCGHCDQCRRGDFILCRSGQVCGISYDGGWAEYVVVPAEAVASLPDDLSFEEAAPLLCAGITTFNSLRNSGAQAGDLVAVQGIGGLGHLGIQYASKLGLKTVAVGRGKDKEPLARKLGAAHYIDAAVVNPAEALQRRGGARVILATAPDSKGIASMVDGLGANGTLLIVAAPGEPVMVNAITLIGKRATVQGWPSGTSKDSEDTLRFSAMTGVRPMIERFPLARAPEAYQQMMSGKVRFRAVLTMNS; this comes from the coding sequence ATGGTGCGAATGAAGGCCGTTCAAGCCGCAAGACCAGGGGGCGACTGGGAACTTGTCGAACGCGACATTCCCCAACCGAAACCCGGTCAGGTGCGGGTAAAGGTCCAGGCTTGTGGTGTCTGTCACAGTGACATGTTCGTGAAAGAAGGGCTTTGGCCGGGTCTTCAATTTCCCCGCATCCCCGGGCATGAAATTGCCGGCCTGATCGATGAGGTGGGATCCGCCGTCACGGCCTGGAAAAAAGGCCAGCCTGTCGGTATCGGCTGGCACGGAGGCCATTGCGGCCACTGCGATCAATGCCGCCGAGGAGATTTTATTCTCTGCCGCTCCGGGCAGGTCTGTGGGATCAGCTATGACGGCGGATGGGCGGAATATGTCGTAGTGCCTGCTGAAGCGGTAGCCTCGCTTCCGGATGATTTATCGTTCGAAGAGGCCGCCCCGTTGCTGTGCGCAGGCATTACCACCTTCAACAGTTTGCGGAACAGCGGTGCGCAGGCTGGTGACCTGGTGGCCGTGCAAGGAATCGGCGGACTGGGACATCTCGGCATTCAGTACGCGTCGAAGTTGGGGCTGAAGACCGTGGCGGTCGGGCGAGGAAAAGACAAGGAACCGCTGGCTCGCAAGCTCGGTGCTGCTCACTACATCGATGCAGCGGTTGTGAATCCAGCCGAGGCACTCCAGCGACGGGGCGGCGCACGGGTCATTCTTGCGACGGCGCCGGACAGCAAAGGCATCGCGTCGATGGTAGACGGACTCGGTGCGAATGGGACATTGCTCATCGTCGCCGCCCCGGGTGAACCGGTCATGGTGAATGCCATCACCCTCATTGGGAAGCGCGCCACCGTCCAGGGCTGGCCATCAGGTACGTCAAAGGATTCCGAGGACACGTTACGTTTCAGTGCCATGACGGGTGTGCGGCCCATGATTGAACGGTTTCCCCTTGCACGGGCGCCGGAAGCCTATCAGCAGATGATGAGCGGCAAGGTGCGGTTTCGTGCCGTATTGACGATGAACTCTTAA
- a CDS encoding Peroxiredoxin OsmC, translated as MKRNASAKWQGDLKTGKGTVSTGSGVLTETQYSFSTRFENGQGTNPEELIAAAHAGCFTMALSGQLGAANLVAERLATTATVTMEKLEAGWTVTGIHLVVKGKVPKADAAAWEKATQAAKTGCPISRLLNTTITMDANLEG; from the coding sequence ATGAAACGGAATGCTTCGGCAAAATGGCAGGGAGATCTCAAAACCGGCAAAGGGACGGTGTCGACGGGCAGCGGCGTTTTGACCGAGACGCAATATTCATTCAGCACCAGATTCGAGAACGGACAAGGCACAAATCCGGAAGAGTTGATCGCGGCCGCCCATGCCGGTTGTTTTACCATGGCCCTTTCCGGTCAGTTGGGTGCAGCGAATCTGGTAGCCGAGCGCCTGGCGACCACCGCAACAGTCACGATGGAAAAATTGGAGGCGGGTTGGACGGTCACCGGCATCCATTTGGTCGTGAAGGGCAAGGTGCCCAAGGCTGATGCGGCTGCCTGGGAGAAGGCGACCCAGGCTGCCAAAACCGGCTGCCCGATTTCGCGGTTGTTGAACACGACCATCACCATGGACGCAAACTTGGAAGGGTAG
- a CDS encoding HAD-superfamily hydrolase, subfamily IA, variant 3, producing the protein MAAAQDTDGLAFLFDLDGTLVDSVYQHVLAWREATQAVGIELPVWRIHRQIGMSGGLMLHALWRETGRPVSKEDAERIQLVHAEVYAKQAPSLRVLPGAQELLDRLAASRIPHAIATSGRLQSAQHALKLLQLHLGTPVVTRDQVRRAKPDPDLFLAAAEQLNVPIAKCIVVGDSVWDLLAARRASALGVGLLSGGYGRDELERAGAYRTYDDPADLMRHLDECGVRLEPPV; encoded by the coding sequence GTGGCTGCAGCGCAGGATACCGATGGGTTGGCCTTTCTCTTCGATCTGGACGGCACCCTGGTGGACAGTGTCTACCAGCATGTATTGGCCTGGCGTGAGGCAACCCAGGCTGTCGGCATCGAGCTGCCGGTCTGGAGGATCCACCGGCAGATCGGCATGAGCGGCGGCCTGATGTTGCATGCGCTCTGGCGGGAAACCGGGCGGCCGGTCTCGAAAGAAGACGCGGAGCGCATCCAGTTGGTGCACGCCGAAGTCTATGCCAAACAGGCTCCGTCGCTCAGGGTCTTGCCGGGGGCGCAGGAACTCTTGGACCGGCTGGCGGCTTCCCGTATTCCGCATGCCATTGCGACGAGCGGCCGCTTGCAGAGTGCGCAACATGCGTTGAAGCTGCTCCAGCTTCACCTCGGCACGCCGGTGGTGACCCGCGACCAGGTGCGGCGTGCGAAGCCGGATCCCGACCTGTTTCTCGCGGCTGCCGAACAGCTCAATGTGCCGATCGCCAAGTGCATCGTCGTCGGTGACAGTGTCTGGGACCTGCTGGCGGCCCGACGCGCCTCCGCGCTCGGCGTCGGGCTCCTGTCGGGCGGCTATGGGCGGGACGAACTGGAACGGGCGGGGGCCTACCGCACCTACGACGATCCCGCGGATCTCATGCGTCACCTGGACGAGTGCGGCGTACGGCTCGAACCGCCCGTTTGA
- a CDS encoding Nitroreductase produces the protein MEKPADAAYPIHDLLRRRWSPRAYSERPVEREKLQSLFEAARWAPSSNNEQPWHFIVGTKADPAGYARLFDCLKEGNKKWAFRAPVLMLSVARLNFEDDTANRHAWHDTGMASFSLTLQATALGLIVHQMAGFDVEKARTDLKIPVGYDPVAMIAVGYPGDPAILDDRLRQRETAPRERKSIRDFVFSGAWGESMPTPETR, from the coding sequence ATGGAAAAGCCCGCAGATGCCGCTTATCCGATTCACGACCTGCTGCGGCGCCGCTGGAGTCCGCGTGCCTATTCCGAACGGCCGGTGGAGCGAGAAAAGTTGCAGAGTCTCTTCGAAGCGGCCAGATGGGCGCCCTCGTCGAACAACGAGCAGCCCTGGCACTTCATCGTCGGGACAAAAGCAGATCCAGCTGGGTACGCCAGGCTCTTTGACTGTCTCAAGGAAGGCAACAAGAAGTGGGCATTTCGGGCACCGGTCTTGATGTTGTCGGTCGCGCGCCTGAATTTTGAAGACGACACAGCGAACCGGCATGCCTGGCATGACACGGGGATGGCTTCGTTCAGCCTGACCCTGCAGGCCACGGCGCTCGGGTTGATCGTCCACCAGATGGCGGGATTCGATGTGGAGAAGGCGCGCACCGATCTGAAGATTCCTGTCGGCTATGACCCGGTGGCGATGATCGCGGTCGGGTATCCAGGAGATCCGGCGATCTTGGACGACCGGCTGCGTCAGCGCGAGACGGCGCCTCGCGAGCGGAAGTCGATACGAGACTTTGTTTTTTCCGGCGCGTGGGGAGAGTCGATGCCGACTCCGGAGACACGATAG
- a CDS encoding Oxidoreductase, short-chain dehydrogenase/reductase family, translating into MGMMQGLSGKVAIVTGASSGIGRAIALRLADDGAALVVNYRTREQQADQVVAAIQAKGGTAVALQADMSRASDARRLVTETMACFGRLDILVNNAGKFTPKPFLDTTEADFDALMGLHAKGPYFAMQEAARVLADNGRIVNITTAGTQLHFHGASAYLGSKRALEQFTKAIAQELAPRGITVNAVSPGITDTGVLTEPYRQMGLQRSPTQRLGLPADIAEVVAFLASEKARWLTGQTIQAGGGIVM; encoded by the coding sequence GTGGGTATGATGCAGGGACTGTCGGGAAAAGTCGCGATTGTGACGGGAGCTTCCAGCGGCATCGGGCGGGCCATCGCATTACGGCTGGCGGACGACGGCGCCGCCCTGGTGGTGAACTACCGGACCCGTGAACAGCAGGCGGACCAGGTGGTCGCCGCGATCCAGGCGAAGGGAGGAACCGCCGTCGCCCTGCAGGCCGATATGAGCCGCGCGTCGGATGCCCGTCGTCTGGTGACCGAGACCATGGCCTGCTTCGGCCGATTGGACATCCTCGTCAACAATGCCGGGAAGTTCACGCCGAAGCCCTTCCTGGACACCACCGAAGCGGACTTCGACGCGCTGATGGGATTGCACGCCAAGGGGCCGTATTTTGCGATGCAGGAGGCGGCCAGGGTATTGGCGGACAATGGGCGCATTGTGAATATCACGACTGCCGGCACGCAGCTGCACTTTCACGGCGCGAGCGCCTACCTCGGCAGCAAGCGGGCCTTGGAACAGTTTACGAAGGCGATCGCGCAAGAACTCGCTCCGCGCGGCATTACCGTGAACGCGGTCTCGCCCGGCATTACCGACACGGGCGTGCTGACGGAGCCCTATCGGCAGATGGGTCTGCAGCGATCCCCGACGCAGCGGTTGGGACTTCCCGCCGACATTGCCGAGGTGGTGGCGTTTCTGGCGAGTGAAAAAGCACGGTGGTTGACGGGACAGACGATTCAGGCCGGCGGCGGCATCGTGATGTAA
- a CDS encoding DNA-3-methyladenine glycosylase II — MDNHSPETRHLSEIDPVMRRLIGEVGPYGLICRPRRSPFESLARAIAYQQLHDKAAESILRRFIALFPGRRFPSPSELLAAAPDAIRETGFSHAKIAALRDLAAKAIDGTVPTSRVIRRLDDDAIVERLIEVRGIGRWTVEMLLIFQLGRPDVLPVDDFGVRNGFRIAYRRRAMPTPKELLRYGERWRPYRTAAAWYLWRAVEREKLNRPARPVSKMAMKRATDG; from the coding sequence ATGGACAACCATTCTCCGGAAACCAGGCACCTGTCCGAGATCGACCCGGTAATGAGGCGGTTGATCGGCGAGGTCGGGCCCTATGGGCTGATCTGCCGGCCGCGGCGCTCCCCGTTCGAGTCTCTGGCCCGCGCCATTGCCTATCAACAACTCCACGATAAGGCTGCGGAGAGTATCCTGAGGCGATTCATCGCGCTCTTTCCCGGCCGGCGGTTTCCCAGTCCGTCAGAACTGCTGGCTGCCGCTCCGGACGCCATTCGTGAGACGGGCTTCTCTCACGCCAAAATCGCGGCGTTGCGCGACCTGGCGGCCAAGGCGATCGACGGAACCGTGCCGACATCGCGGGTGATCAGGCGGCTGGATGACGATGCCATTGTCGAACGGCTGATTGAAGTGCGGGGGATCGGGCGATGGACCGTCGAGATGTTGCTGATCTTCCAACTGGGCCGCCCGGACGTGTTGCCGGTCGATGACTTCGGGGTGCGCAATGGATTCCGCATCGCCTACAGGCGGCGGGCGATGCCGACGCCCAAAGAACTGTTACGATATGGGGAACGTTGGAGACCCTATCGCACGGCGGCGGCCTGGTACCTCTGGCGCGCGGTGGAGAGGGAAAAGCTCAACCGGCCGGCAAGGCCGGTTTCGAAGATGGCCATGAAACGAGCGACCGATGGCTGA
- a CDS encoding beta-lactamase domain protein, with translation MADPHKRLDTNRAGNFYVDATCINCDACRQLAPASFEEVGDYSAVVHQPVTEPDRRQAYRALLACPTGSIGTEQKDQSLLNAAKADFPLLMEDGVYYCGFNSEKSFGASSFFVQHPDGNWLIDSPRYLKHLVEALERMGGLAYIFLTHEDDVADAAKYARHFGAKRIIHREDAHAMPDAEEIIEGPEVRSFGKEFRIIPVPGHTAGSSCLLYRDRFLFTGDHLWWEPESKRLESPRQLVWNGEALRRSIEKLAHHPFEWVLAGHGGRIHLSPEQMRIALHSLIERRQRGAA, from the coding sequence ATGGCTGATCCACACAAGCGGCTCGACACGAATCGAGCCGGGAACTTTTATGTCGATGCGACCTGCATCAACTGCGATGCCTGCCGTCAACTGGCTCCGGCCAGCTTCGAGGAGGTCGGAGACTATTCCGCCGTGGTCCATCAACCGGTCACCGAGCCGGACAGGAGGCAGGCCTACCGCGCGTTACTCGCCTGCCCCACCGGCTCGATCGGAACCGAGCAGAAAGACCAGTCCCTGTTGAATGCCGCCAAGGCCGACTTTCCACTCCTCATGGAGGACGGTGTGTATTACTGCGGCTTCAATTCGGAGAAGTCGTTCGGTGCGAGCAGCTTCTTCGTGCAACATCCGGACGGCAATTGGTTGATCGATTCACCTCGTTATCTCAAGCACCTGGTCGAGGCCCTCGAGCGGATGGGCGGCCTCGCCTATATTTTTCTGACGCATGAAGACGATGTCGCGGACGCAGCTAAGTACGCGCGTCATTTCGGCGCGAAACGGATCATCCATCGCGAAGACGCCCATGCCATGCCGGATGCGGAAGAGATCATTGAGGGGCCGGAGGTCCGATCGTTCGGCAAGGAGTTCCGCATCATCCCGGTTCCCGGCCATACGGCCGGCAGCAGCTGTCTGCTCTATCGGGATCGATTTCTGTTCACGGGCGATCACCTCTGGTGGGAGCCGGAGAGCAAGCGACTGGAATCGCCGCGGCAGTTGGTATGGAATGGAGAGGCCTTGCGCCGTTCGATCGAGAAGCTGGCGCATCATCCCTTCGAATGGGTGCTGGCCGGCCATGGCGGTCGGATCCATCTGTCGCCTGAGCAGATGCGCATCGCACTGCATAGCCTGATCGAACGGCGGCAACGGGGTGCGGCGTGA
- a CDS encoding Ankyrin, which produces MNLVPAASCVGLLFMMMVGMAAGESIPLGRDQALLAAAERNDVAEARRLLNEGAGLQARDAQGHTALMIATYRNHVEMAALLIQAGADVNAQDAMQNSPLLLAGASGYLEILRLALQANPDFKVYNRYGGTALIPACERGHVEVVKALLKTKIDVNHVNRLGWTALLEAIILGDGGANHQAIVRMLVAAGADLNLADSDGVTPLRHARQKGYTAIVETLQSAGARE; this is translated from the coding sequence ATGAACCTGGTGCCGGCCGCATCCTGTGTCGGGCTGCTCTTCATGATGATGGTCGGCATGGCCGCCGGTGAATCGATCCCTCTCGGCAGGGACCAGGCGTTGCTTGCGGCGGCGGAACGGAACGATGTCGCGGAGGCTCGGCGCCTGCTGAATGAGGGGGCCGGCCTGCAGGCTCGCGATGCGCAAGGGCATACGGCCTTGATGATCGCGACCTATCGAAACCATGTCGAGATGGCGGCGCTGTTGATTCAAGCCGGGGCCGATGTCAATGCGCAGGATGCCATGCAAAACAGTCCCCTGCTGCTGGCCGGAGCGAGCGGCTATCTCGAAATCCTCCGGCTCGCGCTACAGGCGAACCCCGATTTCAAGGTGTACAACCGCTACGGCGGTACCGCCTTGATTCCTGCCTGCGAGCGAGGGCACGTGGAGGTGGTGAAGGCATTGCTGAAGACCAAGATCGACGTGAACCATGTGAACCGGTTGGGATGGACTGCGCTGCTGGAAGCGATCATCCTCGGCGACGGGGGCGCCAACCATCAAGCCATCGTCCGAATGCTGGTGGCGGCGGGAGCGGATCTCAACCTCGCCGATAGTGACGGCGTCACGCCCCTTCGGCACGCCAGGCAGAAGGGGTACACAGCGATCGTCGAGACGCTCCAGTCGGCAGGGGCACGGGAATAG
- a CDS encoding 5-hydroxyisourate hydrolase codes for MADSRISTHVLDIAQGRPAKGIAVTLEGQGLVGSWKVLGRSRTDADGRSDDLYPINLRLLAGSYRLTFEVSAYFRSQ; via the coding sequence ATGGCCGATTCACGCATCAGCACCCATGTGCTCGACATCGCCCAGGGCCGGCCAGCCAAGGGCATCGCCGTGACATTGGAAGGCCAAGGGTTGGTGGGAAGCTGGAAAGTACTCGGCCGGAGCAGGACCGATGCGGACGGACGCAGCGATGATCTGTATCCCATCAACCTGCGCCTGCTGGCTGGGAGCTACCGTCTGACCTTCGAGGTTTCGGCCTATTTCCGCTCACAATAG
- a CDS encoding Folate carrier, cyanobacterial type, translating into MGVLYEWIDRNILELAREFRLSYLPPLMVYMAAGISGLTGIVGTFFVKDYLGLSAAFLAALGFWAGIPWALKMPFGHLVDLLWRWKSLLVYFGAGVIAASLLIMVGLIGHREAMTALMPAEVWYVMSVLLAPIGYVIQDTVADAMTVEAVPRVDDRGRPFDAAQIKLMHTTMQTLGRVAIISGGILVALINLYLFTGVENLPKEQIAEIYQQVYLMALVIPAVSVLGVMTASILRVRDRRRLLSQGLPADQVAALMDRPNEPTKPNWWILGGSLVFVLFTLTVGFGDFPYNEEIVFVGSMGIVCFLILRLTGELTPDARNVLLGTALVIFAFRAIPGPGDGATWWMIDTLGFDQQFLSVLSLIGSALTLVGMFLFRRFMAERSIAYVVGFLTAAAFVLGLPIVSMYYGFHHWTAALTGGVVDARFIALVNTALESPLGQISMIPMLAWIANSAPADLKATYFAVMASFTNLALSLSQLGTKYLNQAFVVTREVRDPATNVLQTPADYSQLGTLLILQMFLGLALPFAAILFARLTRFRSA; encoded by the coding sequence ATGGGTGTTCTGTACGAGTGGATCGACCGCAATATCCTGGAACTCGCGCGTGAGTTCCGGCTGTCCTACCTGCCGCCACTCATGGTCTACATGGCCGCCGGGATTTCCGGTCTTACCGGCATCGTGGGCACGTTCTTCGTCAAGGATTACCTGGGCCTGTCCGCGGCCTTCCTCGCGGCGCTGGGGTTCTGGGCCGGCATTCCCTGGGCGCTCAAGATGCCGTTCGGCCATCTCGTCGATTTGCTCTGGCGTTGGAAGAGCCTGCTGGTGTATTTCGGCGCGGGAGTGATCGCCGCCAGTCTCCTGATCATGGTCGGCCTCATCGGCCACCGCGAGGCGATGACGGCCCTGATGCCGGCCGAGGTCTGGTATGTCATGAGTGTGTTGCTGGCGCCGATCGGCTACGTGATTCAGGATACGGTGGCCGATGCCATGACCGTCGAGGCGGTCCCTCGGGTGGACGACCGGGGCCGGCCCTTCGATGCAGCTCAAATCAAACTCATGCACACCACCATGCAGACGCTGGGGCGTGTGGCCATCATCAGCGGCGGGATCCTGGTGGCGCTCATCAATCTCTACCTGTTCACCGGAGTGGAGAATCTGCCGAAAGAACAGATCGCCGAGATTTACCAACAGGTCTACCTGATGGCGCTGGTGATTCCCGCCGTCTCGGTCCTTGGCGTGATGACCGCATCGATCCTCCGGGTTCGCGACAGACGCCGGCTCCTGAGTCAGGGCCTGCCGGCCGACCAGGTTGCGGCATTGATGGACCGGCCGAACGAACCGACCAAGCCCAATTGGTGGATTCTGGGGGGCAGCCTGGTGTTCGTGCTCTTTACGCTGACGGTGGGGTTCGGCGACTTTCCCTACAACGAAGAAATCGTTTTTGTCGGATCGATGGGGATCGTGTGCTTTCTCATCCTGCGATTGACCGGGGAACTGACCCCTGACGCGAGGAACGTGCTGCTTGGCACCGCGCTCGTGATCTTCGCCTTTCGCGCCATCCCCGGTCCCGGCGACGGGGCGACCTGGTGGATGATCGATACGTTGGGATTCGATCAGCAATTTTTGTCGGTGCTGTCGCTCATCGGCAGCGCGTTGACGCTGGTCGGCATGTTTCTGTTCCGGCGGTTCATGGCGGAGCGGTCGATCGCCTACGTGGTCGGATTTCTGACCGCGGCGGCCTTTGTGTTGGGGCTCCCCATCGTCAGCATGTATTACGGGTTCCATCACTGGACCGCTGCGCTGACCGGCGGTGTTGTCGATGCGCGCTTTATTGCGCTGGTGAATACGGCGCTGGAATCCCCCCTCGGCCAGATTTCCATGATCCCCATGCTGGCCTGGATCGCCAATTCCGCGCCGGCTGATCTGAAGGCCACCTACTTTGCCGTGATGGCTTCCTTTACCAACCTTGCATTGTCGCTGAGCCAGCTCGGGACGAAGTATCTCAATCAAGCGTTCGTCGTGACGCGAGAGGTCCGCGATCCGGCAACCAATGTGCTGCAGACACCCGCGGATTACAGCCAACTCGGAACGTTGCTGATCTTACAGATGTTCCTCGGCCTCGCACTTCCCTTCGCCGCGATTCTGTTTGCCAGACTGACGCGCTTTCGGAGCGCCTGA
- a CDS encoding DedA protein — MNALQFLTDHGASVLFWVILLEQAGLPIPAIPLLVAAGAFVGAGKMSVAAALLIPVAASLPPDLAWYYLGRLKGGKVLGFLCRLSLEPDSCVRDTENLFHRNGPRALLLAKFIPGFSTVAPPLAGIVGMSVAAFTLYDVGGTLIWAAVSAGVGALFSNQLEQLVGLFDQAGGLVLTILLVGLAGYVSYKVYHRQQFLRHLRMAKISVDELKRRLDAGDTISVVDVRHPLSLELDPETIPGAINFTLEEIEHRHHEIPRDRDIVLYCTCPNEVSSARTAFLLKKKGIHRVRPLEGGLDAWRERKFPVERRGK, encoded by the coding sequence ATGAATGCGTTGCAATTCCTCACGGACCATGGCGCCTCGGTGCTCTTTTGGGTCATCTTGCTGGAGCAGGCAGGCCTGCCGATTCCTGCCATTCCCCTCCTCGTCGCCGCCGGTGCCTTCGTCGGGGCCGGCAAGATGAGTGTGGCCGCGGCGCTGCTGATTCCTGTCGCCGCCTCGCTGCCGCCGGATCTCGCCTGGTATTACCTGGGTCGCTTGAAAGGTGGAAAGGTATTGGGATTCCTCTGTCGCCTGTCGCTCGAACCGGATTCCTGCGTCAGGGACACGGAAAATCTGTTTCATCGGAACGGGCCGCGCGCGCTGCTGCTCGCCAAGTTCATCCCCGGCTTCAGCACCGTGGCGCCGCCGCTGGCCGGCATCGTCGGCATGAGCGTTGCGGCCTTCACGCTGTACGATGTCGGGGGCACCTTGATCTGGGCGGCCGTGAGTGCCGGAGTCGGCGCGTTGTTCAGCAATCAACTGGAGCAACTCGTCGGCCTGTTCGATCAAGCCGGTGGATTGGTGCTCACGATTCTGCTCGTCGGCTTGGCTGGATACGTCAGCTATAAAGTGTATCACCGGCAACAGTTCTTGCGGCACCTGCGGATGGCGAAGATCTCCGTCGACGAACTCAAACGTCGGTTGGATGCAGGGGATACGATCAGCGTGGTCGATGTCCGGCACCCGCTTTCCTTGGAACTCGACCCGGAGACCATTCCGGGCGCCATCAACTTCACCCTGGAAGAGATCGAGCATCGCCACCACGAAATCCCGCGCGATCGCGACATCGTGTTGTACTGCACCTGCCCGAACGAGGTCTCCAGCGCCCGCACGGCCTTTTTGTTGAAGAAAAAGGGCATTCATCGCGTCCGCCCCCTCGAAGGCGGCCTCGATGCCTGGCGGGAGCGGAAATTTCCCGTCGAGCGGCGGGGGAAGTAG
- a CDS encoding Mobile element protein has translation MAKRVTHSRAAAWEVSDAFWQRVEPLIPARRRARAKPYVRKPGGGRKPKEARLVFEGIVYVLRTGCQWKALPTERFGSASAIHKRFLEWQNAGLFAALWQAGLAEYDDVEGIAWRWQSIDGAMMKAPLAQEAVGPNPTDRGKKWKQAPPAGGRSWRPAVDHRDRGKPA, from the coding sequence ATGGCGAAACGTGTGACGCACAGCAGGGCGGCAGCATGGGAAGTGTCGGACGCGTTTTGGCAACGGGTCGAACCCTTGATCCCCGCGCGCCGGCGTGCGAGGGCCAAGCCCTACGTGCGCAAACCCGGGGGTGGGCGCAAACCCAAGGAGGCGCGCCTGGTGTTCGAGGGCATCGTCTACGTGTTGCGCACGGGCTGTCAGTGGAAGGCGTTGCCGACCGAGCGCTTTGGGAGCGCGAGCGCCATTCACAAGCGCTTTCTCGAGTGGCAGAACGCCGGCCTGTTCGCAGCCCTCTGGCAGGCCGGGCTGGCGGAGTATGACGACGTGGAAGGCATCGCGTGGCGCTGGCAGAGTATCGACGGGGCCATGATGAAAGCGCCGCTGGCTCAGGAAGCGGTCGGGCCGAACCCGACGGATCGGGGAAAAAAATGGAAGCAAGCGCCACCTGCTGGTGGACGATCGTGGCGTCCCGCTGTCGATCATCGTGACCGCGGCAAACCGGCATGA